DNA from Chionomys nivalis chromosome 11, mChiNiv1.1, whole genome shotgun sequence:
TGCTCCGATTCTCTGGGCATCTCCCTGAcctcacactgtgtgtgtgttttattctgAAGCCAGCTCTGTCCCTGCCACCCTCACAAGCCTCATTTTCCGTGACCTGAACTCTTTCCTCAGAAAATTATCTTATTAGCCAGGATGGCTGGGTCCTCACGGGCACCATGCCAAGTCTGATATGGTGGCTCTTCCACCTACCACCTGGCAGCTGGGACCCTTCCCTTAGCTCTGGCACTCAAATGTTTTAACAAGAACTTGGGGCAGAGTCAGCGATCCACAGCTAGCATTGGCACTCAAATGTTTTAACAAGAACTTGGGGGCAGAGTCAGCGATCCACAGCTAGCATTGTGTGTCTTCTCTCTGCTGCCTCCAGTCCTACTCAGTGGCAAAGCACCCAGTCTCTGGGCCTCGGTTTCCCTGCCTCGTGTGTGGGGGTTAGGGGGGTGGGGTTAGTGGATGGGTGGGATCTTTCGCAAAGGTGGGAGGAGAATCTGgagcagcccctccccctcctgctgGAACTGTGCTGTGCAGCTGGCTGGCAGGGAGCTTGCTTTGCATCCCTGCATCTCCCGAGTCCCCTTGGGGCTGGGCTGTATTGAAAGTGCTGTTCGGTGCTCTGGGGACCATCTGCTGCAGCATGGTAGTGTTCCTGGGCCGACACCTCTCGGCCCTTCTTGAGGTGTTTAAGAAGGGTGAGTGGGTGTGGCTGTGGGGGTAGGGTAGGGAAGGGGTGACAGCTCCCTTTGCCAGACCCTTAGTTTTGTGGGGACCAAGGCTAGGAAGAATGATGAGGCTGGGGGTGCTGGTCACCAGGCTGGCCACACTGTGAGTGTGCAGCCACGCTTCTGTCCAGTGGCTTTGTTGCCGCCTTTGTCTGAGTGCTGCCTGGGATCCGGGAGGACGGACCAGGTGTTCTGACCTTGGAATCTGCTGCCCTAGGGCCAGACTGCCTCCCTGCTGGGGTGCTCGCTCCCTTACTAGGTGTGACTCAATATCCCTGCTTAGAGAGAAGGAAGCCCCCTCCTGAGTCATTTTAGGGGTGGGAGGATATGTGGGAGCAGCAAGGAAAGAGTGCCCTGGGACCTCACCTGGAGGGGACCAGGTGCATTTCTCTGCCTGGGAGCCGGCGGTCAGACCTGGATTCTGACTGGAGGAGCTAGAGTTTCTTGGCTTTTCAAGGGTAGGGTCCCTTCTGGGAATGCGGACTTTGCCCCGGCTGCCCTGGCGCTCGCTGTGACTGTAGCTACCGTTCCACTGGAGCCTGTTCCTCCACTGGACTTGGGAGATTCCTGTGACCTCTGGGGGCAGGTTCTCTGCTGAAGAACACTGAAGCAGGGAATGGCAGGCCTCTGCACTAGGGACCCAGTTCTTGGGGCGGGGCTGCTAAAGGCCTTGTTTTGCTTCTACCTCTCTTTAGGGTACTGCCAAGGTCACATGACTCGCCCAGCACTTTTGCTTATGTTGTGGCTTTCATTTAAAGAGGGGCTGGGACTGCAAAGTGCTGATGCAGCCCCCATCCTCAGGATTAGATGACTAGCCCCTCTTTGGCAGAGCCTGTAACAGGATCCTCTGTAATGGAGCCCTGGCTCCTCTGGACCCGGGCCAGGCCAGGGCCTCCAGGAGAGCCCATACCTGGCCTGTTCCCCCAAGAGAGGATAAGTTCCCAGTGGGAGCTGAGGGACCTgagccctcttcttccctctcctgcccATCCCCCCAGAGGGCAGCCATATGGGTGAGTAGGTGTCCCTGGCCTATCCTCCCCATTGTGACTGACAGCTCCCTGGTTTTCCGTGGCATCTTCTCCTTGGACTCTGGCCAAGGGATGGTTTGAAGAAGgtggtttgttttcctttaaaatgaagCTTCAGGTCTCAGAGACAAGAAATGTAGTTGCTGTGGGCGCTGCGTGTTTCAGGGGCGTCTGTGTAGAGCCCCGAGTGACTCGCGGATGCAGTTTGTGAACCTTAGACACTGTGTGTATGCAGAATAGTGTCATGTGGGTCTGTGGAAGCTGGCGTAGGTGCAGTTATGGGTTTATACTTGAATAGTGTTCATATGTAAAATGACAGAAGCCTGGGAATGTTGTCGATGTAGTGGGCCTGTGTGTTGGTCCATTATATGTTGTGATTACTCAGATATACGCACCCTTGGGCATAGTTAGTGTACGTACATGGGGTAGACAGTGACTGTAGGTGCGCTACCTGCCTGTGTTACTCTACTTAGGAATCTCCAGGACCCGTATGTCTTTGGGTCTCActtcctcctcccatcccatCAGGCTCTGCCAAGGCTGAGAGTGACAAACGTCAGAGTGCAGGGCCCAGCCAGGGGCCAGGATCTGCGGTAGATGAACACCAGGACAATGTCTTCTTCCCCAGTGGGAGGCCACCTCACCTGGAGGAGCTGCACACACAGGCCCAGGAGGGGCTCCGCTCCCTGCAGCACCAAGGTAACTCTCCACTGCCCTGTTCTGGTGCTGCTCTCTGCTCCTGGGGTCAGGGGCCTAGGCCAACACACCCTTCTGGTATCTTCTAGAAAGACAGAAACTGAGCAAGGGTGGCTGGGACCATGGAGACACCCAGAGCATCCAGGTGAGCCCTGTGCCCAGCTCTGCCCTGCTCTTCCCTTCTGACTTAGCTTCTGGCATGCATGGCTTTGGGCCTCCCTGGATTGATTTCTTCTGTTTGTTGAAGAGGTAGATCAAATGACCTCTGACAGCTAGTCCAGGCTTGCTCCATCTGGTACCTGCTCAGTGCTCGGTGATGCTGGGAGAATCTGTGAGGGAAAATTCCAGTGAGAGGCCTGAGGCAGCCTGTCCAAGCTGATCTTCTTCCAACAGTCATCCCGGACGGGGCCGGATGAAGACACCATTTCCTTCTGCAGTCAGAAGTCCTACATGACCGAGAGCTCCACGGCAGAGGATGCTCTCTCCGTCCGTTCAGAGATGATCCAGCGCAGAGGTGTGTTGCCACCTGCTGGGATTCCTAGGCCGGGGAGTACCTTGGgcttccccttttcctcctcgTCCAGGCTTATTGATTTAGGGAATTTAGGAGACACTCTCCTCTATCCTCTTGGAGGTCCATGGTGAACACTGACCCAAAGCAAGGTAGTTAAGGGTTTGAGAACCTGGATTTGTGGTAACCTAGCTGCAGTGTGGCCAGGAATATAAACCCTTCACTTGTTTGAGAGTCTGACTGAAGCtcggggatatagctcagttgggaTGGTGCTCGCACTAGCATTCAGGAAGTCCTAAGTTCAGTCCCTGGCATTATATAAAACCTTGTGTtagtgcacacctgcaatcccagcacttgggaaatagaactatgaggatcagaaattcagggtcatcctcagctacatagtgagttagagGCTGGCCTAGTCTgtatgagaccccatctcaaatcaGAAGCCAAAGGACTGGCTAGGGTCTGCCTCAGGGGGCATGTGTAAgactctgggttcaatctctagtaGTACCCCTTGCTCCAAAAAAATCAGGATATTAAGAACATTTaccggactggagagatggctcagtggttaagagcattgcctgctcttccaaaggtcctgagttcaattcccggcaaccacatggctcacaaccacctgtaatgatgtctggtgccctcttctggcctgcagacatacacacagacagaatattgtacacataataaataaataaaaaaccacagagaaaccctgtctcgaaaaaccaaaaaaaataaaaaataaataaatatttttttttaaaaaaagaacatttacctTATTGTAATAACTATCAAGCATTTAATATGATGACATAATATTTCACTAAGTAATAAGAACTGTTCACTGAATGGAAAGATCATTGTTGACTTAGTAAGGGGATTTCCAGAGGTCTTAACCCTAGCCTTGCCGAGCACTTACTGTTACTGCATTAGCACAGAGCGTGCTCTGGAGTGCTCAGAACCGCTCAGAACCTTGTGCTAATGGCTTTTCTTCCCTGCACTGGTTCTTAGGCTCCACCTTCAGACCCCATGACTCATTTCCCAAATCTGGAAAGTCAGGGCGGCGACGGAGGGAGCGGAGGAGCACGGTGCTGGGGCTGCCTCAGCATGTGCAGAAGGAACTTGGTGAGCCCTTGTTAGGTGGGCGGCGGTGAGGGACAGAGAGCCTGGCCAGCCCCTCTGCTCACTCCATCTCCTTGTCCGTTTCAGGCCTGCGGAACAGTCGTGAGGCCCCAGGCACTCCACAGCCTCATGGTCCACGGGATGCTGTCCGCATTCCCACAGTGGATGGTCGTCCCCCGGGCCTGGCCTTAGGGACGGGGGTCCGGGTGTCCCTGCAGGCTCTGGAGGCAGAAACGGAGGCTGGCACTGATGCCGAGACTGTACTACAGCGCCACATCGACCGTGTTTACCATGATGACACGCTTGTTGGTCGATCCACGGGAACCCGGCCACCACCATTGATCCGGCCTATGTCTCTCGCAGTGCCTGGACTGACAGGAGGGGCAGGACCTCCAGAGCCGTTGAGTCCAGCCATGTCTATCTCTCCCCAAGCCACCTACCTGTCCAAGCTGATCCCACATGCTGTGTTGCCGCCCACAGTGGATGTGGTGGCTCTGGGCCGCAGCAGCCTGCGCACTCTGAGCCGCTGCAGCCTGCTGTCTGCTAGTCCAGCTTCTGTTCGCTCGCTGGGCCGCTTCTCCTCAGCCTCGAGTCCACGGCCCCGCAGCCGCCATGCTTCCTCGTCCAGTGACACCTGGAGTCACTCTCAGTCCTCTGAGACCATTGTGTCTGATGGGTCCACTCTCTCCTCTAAGGGGGGCTCTGAGGGCCAGCCAGAGGGCTCTGTAGCTAGCAATAATGTAGTATCCCCTCCTCCGGGGGGTAGTGGGAGAGGATCCCCCAGTGGGGGTAGCACTGCTGAGGTCTCAGACACAGCCAGCATCCGCAGCAGTGGGCAGTTGTCTGGCAGGAGTGTGTCGCTGCGTAAGATGAAACGGCCTCCCCCGCCTCCCCGCCGGACCTACTCCCTCCATCAGCGGGGCTCTGCAGTACCCGATGGGCCCTTGGGGCTGCCGCCCAAACCTGAGCGGAAGCTGCAACCACAGCTGCCCCGGCCACCCACCACGGGTGGGTTTTCGGGAGTGGGAGCAGCAGCTTGTCCACCCAGCTCAGCAGGCAGCTGGGGCTCTGGCTTGTCTCCAGGTGGCTCCAGGCGTCCTCCACGTTCCCCAGAACGGACACTTTCACCTTCTAGTGGATACTCGAGCCAAAGCGGTACTCCAACTCTCCCTCACAAGGGTCTGGCAGGTGCTCCTGCTTCCCCAGGCAAGGCTCAGCCCCCTAAACCAGATCGAGTGACATCCCTTCGATCTCCTGGGGCCTCTGTGTCCTCTTCCCTCACCTCTTTGTGTTCCTCTTCCTCAGACCCTACTCCCTCTGACCGTTCTGGTCCACAGATGTCCACCCCCTTGGGTGACAGGTTTGTCATACCTCCTCATCCTAAGGTGCCTGCTCCTTTCTCTCCACCACCGTCCAAGACCAAGAGCTCTAACCAAGATGCCCCTGCTGTGGCTGCCCCTGCTGTGGCTCCTGGGCTAGCTTCTAACATTGACACCAGTCCTGCATCCCCTTCCATGCCTCAGACAACCCTGACTCCACTCCAGGAGTCTCCCATTGCCGCCAAAGACCAGTCACCCCCACCGTCCCCACCCCCATCTTAtcacccacccccacctcctagTAAGAAACCTGAGGTGGTTGAGGAAGTCCCCCCTGCTCCAGAGACTGCTGAGGAGTCCCTCCCAGATTCCAGctggccaccaccaccacctcctgcccCTGAGGAACAGGACCTGTCCATGGCTGACTTTCCTCCACCTGAAGAGGTCTTCTTCTCTGCAGGCCTGGAGCCTGGCCCTCTGGAGCCCTGCAGCTCTCTGGCTACCACTCCTTCAGCTACTAGCTCATCCCAAACCTCACCCCAGCATACCCAACCCCCTCCACCAGCTCCACcagctccacctcctccacctccagctAGTTCTGTTTCAGAACCTCTGGCCAAGCTCCCTCAGAAGGATTCTGTGGGCAAGAACAGTGGGGCTCCTAAGGAGGATACTGGCACACCTCTGGTCACACCCTCACTCCTGCAGATGGTACGGCTTCGCTCTGTGGGTGCTTCCACAGGGGTTCCAAGTTCATCTCCAGGGTCATCAGCCCCCCAGAAGCCACTGCGAAGAGCCTTGTCAGGGCGGGCCAGCCCAGTGCCTGCCCCCTCCTCTGGGCTCCATGCTGCCGTCCGACTCAAAGCCTCCAGCTTGGCTGCCACTGAGAGCCCTGGAAGTTCTCTGCCTATTGGACCATCAGAGGCAGAGCCAAGGTCTCCACAATCTCCTGCCTCCAAGGCCAGCTTCATCTTCTCCAAGGGCACCAGAAAACTGCAGCTTGAGCGGCCTGTGTCCCCCgaggcccaggctgacctccagcgCAATCTGGTGGCTGAACTTCGGAGCATTTCGGAGCAGCGGccatcc
Protein-coding regions in this window:
- the Kiaa1522 gene encoding uncharacterized protein KIAA1522 homolog isoform X2; the protein is MGNSHHKRKAPSGPRTRSFWRFGRSAKRPAGSAKAESDKRQSAGPSQGPGSAVDEHQDNVFFPSGRPPHLEELHTQAQEGLRSLQHQERQKLSKGGWDHGDTQSIQSSRTGPDEDTISFCSQKSYMTESSTAEDALSVRSEMIQRRGSTFRPHDSFPKSGKSGRRRRERRSTVLGLPQHVQKELGLRNSREAPGTPQPHGPRDAVRIPTVDGRPPGLALGTGVRVSLQALEAETEAGTDAETVLQRHIDRVYHDDTLVGRSTGTRPPPLIRPMSLAVPGLTGGAGPPEPLSPAMSISPQATYLSKLIPHAVLPPTVDVVALGRSSLRTLSRCSLLSASPASVRSLGRFSSASSPRPRSRHASSSSDTWSHSQSSETIVSDGSTLSSKGGSEGQPEGSVASNNVVSPPPGGSGRGSPSGGSTAEVSDTASIRSSGQLSGRSVSLRKMKRPPPPPRRTYSLHQRGSAVPDGPLGLPPKPERKLQPQLPRPPTTGGFSGVGAAACPPSSAGSWGSGLSPGGSRRPPRSPERTLSPSSGYSSQSGTPTLPHKGLAGAPASPGKAQPPKPDRVTSLRSPGASVSSSLTSLCSSSSDPTPSDRSGPQMSTPLGDRFVIPPHPKVPAPFSPPPSKTKSSNQDAPAVAAPAVAPGLASNIDTSPASPSMPQTTLTPLQESPIAAKDQSPPPSPPPSYHPPPPPSKKPEVVEEVPPAPETAEESLPDSSWPPPPPPAPEEQDLSMADFPPPEEVFFSAGLEPGPLEPCSSLATTPSATSSSQTSPQHTQPPPPAPPAPPPPPPASSVSEPLAKLPQKDSVGKNSGAPKEDTGTPLVTPSLLQMVRLRSVGASTGVPSSSPGSSAPQKPLRRALSGRASPVPAPSSGLHAAVRLKASSLAATESPGSSLPIGPSEAEPRSPQSPASKASFIFSKGTRKLQLERPVSPEAQADLQRNLVAELRSISEQRPSQTQKKPSKAPPPVARKPSVGVPPPSPSFPRAESPTAPSTNGLPHAEDRTKGELAENGGVQLAGTEKMPPAGSDP
- the Kiaa1522 gene encoding uncharacterized protein KIAA1522 homolog isoform X1, which codes for MAARAPPAAPAAEEPGSPGGPPRRKKSRSGLRRAFSWLRGKRRKKKAAGAEGADSATPRAKKADDKAKRAKGKARGSAKAESDKRQSAGPSQGPGSAVDEHQDNVFFPSGRPPHLEELHTQAQEGLRSLQHQERQKLSKGGWDHGDTQSIQSSRTGPDEDTISFCSQKSYMTESSTAEDALSVRSEMIQRRGSTFRPHDSFPKSGKSGRRRRERRSTVLGLPQHVQKELGLRNSREAPGTPQPHGPRDAVRIPTVDGRPPGLALGTGVRVSLQALEAETEAGTDAETVLQRHIDRVYHDDTLVGRSTGTRPPPLIRPMSLAVPGLTGGAGPPEPLSPAMSISPQATYLSKLIPHAVLPPTVDVVALGRSSLRTLSRCSLLSASPASVRSLGRFSSASSPRPRSRHASSSSDTWSHSQSSETIVSDGSTLSSKGGSEGQPEGSVASNNVVSPPPGGSGRGSPSGGSTAEVSDTASIRSSGQLSGRSVSLRKMKRPPPPPRRTYSLHQRGSAVPDGPLGLPPKPERKLQPQLPRPPTTGGFSGVGAAACPPSSAGSWGSGLSPGGSRRPPRSPERTLSPSSGYSSQSGTPTLPHKGLAGAPASPGKAQPPKPDRVTSLRSPGASVSSSLTSLCSSSSDPTPSDRSGPQMSTPLGDRFVIPPHPKVPAPFSPPPSKTKSSNQDAPAVAAPAVAPGLASNIDTSPASPSMPQTTLTPLQESPIAAKDQSPPPSPPPSYHPPPPPSKKPEVVEEVPPAPETAEESLPDSSWPPPPPPAPEEQDLSMADFPPPEEVFFSAGLEPGPLEPCSSLATTPSATSSSQTSPQHTQPPPPAPPAPPPPPPASSVSEPLAKLPQKDSVGKNSGAPKEDTGTPLVTPSLLQMVRLRSVGASTGVPSSSPGSSAPQKPLRRALSGRASPVPAPSSGLHAAVRLKASSLAATESPGSSLPIGPSEAEPRSPQSPASKASFIFSKGTRKLQLERPVSPEAQADLQRNLVAELRSISEQRPSQTQKKPSKAPPPVARKPSVGVPPPSPSFPRAESPTAPSTNGLPHAEDRTKGELAENGGVQLAGTEKMPPAGSDP